One genomic window of Pungitius pungitius chromosome 11, fPunPun2.1, whole genome shotgun sequence includes the following:
- the ing4 gene encoding inhibitor of growth protein 4, whose amino-acid sequence MAAGMYLEHYLDSIENLPFELQRNFNLMRDLDQRTEDLKGQIDSLAKEYTANARTLSSEQKLSILRQIQQSYSKCKEFGDDKVQLAMQTYEMVDKHIRRLDTDLARFEADLKEKQIESTDYDSTSSKGKKVETRQKEKKTAKTRSKVKSSDEDGSPKSAQKKVKLLQPGEFNSPANNFGNVHPSDVLDMPVDPNEPTYCLCHQVSYGEMIGCDNTDCSIEWFHFACVGLTTKPRGKWYCPRCSQDRKRK is encoded by the exons ATGGCGGCGGGGATGTATTTGGAGCATTATTTGGACA GCATCGAAAACTTGCCCTTCGAGTTGCAGAGAAACTTCAATTTGATGAGGGATCTAGATCAGCGCACAGAGG ATCTAAAGGGACAGATTGACTCTCTGGCTAAAGAGTATACAGCCAATGCACGGACTCTATCCTCGGAACAAAAACTGTCCATACTCCGGCAGATTCAGCAGTCTTACAGTAAATGCAAAGAGTTTGGAGATGATAAAGTGCAACTTGCCATGCAGACCTATGAGATG GTCGACAAACACATCAGACGCCTCGACACAGACCTGGCTCGGTTTGAGGCCGACCTCAAGGAAAAGCAGATCGAGAGCACGGACTATGATTCCACCTCCAGCAAGGGGAAGAAAG TTGAAACCAggcagaaggaaaagaagactGCTAAAACAAGGTCTAAAGTGAAGAGCTCAGATGAAGACGGCAGTCCTAAGAGTGCACAGAAGAAAGTGAAACTCCTTCAACC AGGCGAATTCAACAGCCCTGCCAACAACTTTGGGAATGTGCACCCATCTGATGTGCTGGACATGCCCGTGGACCCCAACGAACCCACCTACTGTCTGTGTCATCAGGTCTCCTACGGCGAGATGATCGGCTGCGACAACACTGAT TGCTCCATTGAGTGGTTCCATTTTGCATGTGTGGGCCTAACAACTAAACCAAGGGGCAAATG GTATTGTCCACGATGCTCccaagacagaaagagaaaatag
- the nop2 gene encoding probable 28S rRNA (cytosine(4447)-C(5))-methyltransferase: MGRKLDPTNKVKRGPGKKSRKQKGAETELVNFITEEEPSPKRLSSRGRKRAAKRVQNVKKPKAAAAEEQPKKGFTDENSKWLKPSTRKRKIGDPESDDDSDEHWEEDEDEEEEQTKKGAKDLGKKGAKLGIKEVDEEENEVDEEEDDDDDEMVDDYGALEDASDEEAVGQESDEEELLPIERAAKKAKKKKETMSLEEEEEEEDDDEEDDDDQEGGDLEKKSDAETDEEDSVQANMDEMDKFKLPDAEETEKEGILPLDLKTVYQRIKDNIDVLCNFSAKREVGKERSEYLSLLKKDLCTYYSYNDFLLEKLMDLFPLSELVDFLEANEIQRPVTIRTNTLKTRRRDLAQALINRGVNLDPLGKWSKVGLVIYDSSVPVGATPEYLSGQYMLQGASSFLPVMALSPQEGELVLDMSSAPGGKTTYIAQLMRNTGMIVANDANADRLKSVVGNVHRLGVTNTVICNYDGRQIRKVLGGFDRVLLDAPCSGTGVIAKDPAVKTSKDETDILRSAHLQKELILSAIDCVNAESSSGGYLVYCTCSILVEENEWVVDYALKKRNVKLVPIGLDFGKEGFTRFKERRFHPTMRLTRRFYPHSHNMDGFFVAKLKKFSNVIPTASPAKEEEDTDAPEATAETDSSDDEKPAKTNKTKKIVPGKASELQKKAQANGTAAKKTTNIKAKGKKNSPAGPKKAKIAKMDGETVPGKADKKPAVKTADDTKASKADKKEGSRFEKKQAKNQKSPKKAKNRMGKNKFNKLKKMLERADLE, encoded by the exons ATGGGTCGAAAGTTGGATCCCACCAACAAGGTGAAGAGAGGACCAGGAAAAAAATCCAGGAAGCAGAAAGGAGCGGAGACTGAGTTGGTCAACTTTATAACTGAGG AGGAACCTTCACCAAAACGCTTGTCAAGTAGAGGCAGGAAAAG AGCTGCAAAAAGAGTCCAGAATGTAAAAAAGCctaaagctgctgctgccgagGAACAACCCAAGAAAG GATTCACTGATGAGAACAGTAAATGGTTGAAACCATCCACGAGGAAGAGAAAAATTGGTGACCCCGAAAGTGATGATGACAGTGATGAACActgggaggaagatgaggatgaggaggaggaacagacaAAGAAGGGTGCAAAGGACCTGGGGAAAAAAGGTGCCAAATTAGGAATTAAAGAagtggacgaggaggagaacgaggttgatgaggaggaagacgacgacgatgatgaaaTGGTTGACGACTACGGGGCACTTGAAGATGCCAGTGACGAGGAAGCAGTGGGACAAGAAAGTGACGAAGAGGAA CTTCTTCCCATTGAGCGTGCAGCcaagaaagcaaaaaagaagaaggaaactatgtctctggaggaggaggaggaggaggaggatgatgatgaggaagatgacGACGATCAAGAAGGTGGTGATCTGGAAAAGAAATCTGATGCTGAAACAGATGAGGAAGACTCAGTACAAGCCAACATGGATGAAATGGATAAATTCAAGTTACCTGATGCGGAGGAAACTGAGAAGGAAG GCATCCTCCCCCTGGACCTGAAGACAGTCTATCAAAGAATTAAGGACAACATTGACGTCCTTTGTAACTTCTCAGCAAAAAGGGAAGTAGGGAAAGAACGATCTGAGTACCTCTCTCTTCTGAAGAAGGATCTCTGTACTTATTACAGCTACAACGACTTCCTGCTTGAGAAATTAATGGACCTCTTCCCTCTCTCAGAG CTGGTGGATTTCCTTGAGGCCAATGAAATTCAGAGACCTGTAACTATTCGTACCAACACACTGAAAACGAGGAGGAGGGATCTTGCCCAG GCCTTGATCAACAGAGGAGTGAACCTTGATCCACTGGGAAAATGGTCTAAAGTTGGTTTGGTCATCTACGACTCCTCAGTACCTGTTG GTGCAACCCCAGAGTATCTGTCAGGTCAGTATATGCTGCAAGGAGCCTCCAGTTTTCTGCCTGTGATGGCGCTCTCACCACAGGAGGGAGAGCTGGTGTTGGACATGAGCTCTGCTCCAGGAGGCAAGACCACCTATATTG CCCAACTGATGAGAAACACAGGAATGATTGTGGCTAACGACGCCAACGCTGACCGACTGAAGAGCGTCGTGGGAAACGTCCACCGTCTGGGGGTCACCAACACGGTTATCTGCAACTATGATGGCAGGCAAATCCGGAAG GTGTTGGGTGGGTTTGACCGAGTGCTGCTTGATGCTCCTTGCTCGGGCACAGGAGTCATCGCTAAAGATCCTGCAGTAAAGACCAGCAAG GACGAGACTGACATCCTGCGGTCTGCTCACTTGCAGAAGGAACTAATTCTATCAGCCATTGACTGTGTCAATGCGGAGTCCTCTTCAGGAGGATATTTGGTCTACTGCACATGTTCAATATTG gtggaggagaacgAATGGGTGGTGGACTAcgctttaaagaaaagaaatgtcaaattGGTTCCCATTGGACTTGACTTTGGCAAGGAAGGCTTCACCAG GTTCAAAGAACGTAGATTCCATCCTACGATGCGACTTACTCGGCGATTTTACCCTCATTCCCACAATATGGATGGTTTTTTCGTGGCCAAGCTGAAGAAATTCTCCAATGTGATTCCAACTGCGTCTCCAGCAAAAG aagaagaagatacAGATGCCCCTGAGGCAACAGCTGAGACCGACTCCTCTGATGATGAGAAACCAGCTAAAACTAACAAGACCAAGAAGATTGTCCCTGGAAAGGCCAGTGAACTACAGAAAAAAGCACAAGCCAATGGAACAGCTGCCAAGAAAACCACAAACATAAAGGCGAAAGGAAAAAAGAACTCACCGGCTGGTCCAAAAAAGGCAAAGATTGCCAAGATGGATGGAGAGACTGTGCCAGGAAAGGCGGACAAGAAGCCTGCAGTGAAGACAGCTGATGACACTAAAGCATCAAAGGCTGACAAAAAGGAGGGGAGCAGATTTGAGAAAAAGCAGGCCAAAAACCAAAAATCACCCAAGAAAGCAAAGAACCGAATGGGAAAGAATAAATTCAACAAGTTGAAGAAAATGTTAGAAAGAGCCGACTTGGAGTGA